The sequence TCCTCCGCGTCTAAGAATTGGGAAGCTGCTCGTGAAACCTATCCATGCAAAGACAATACAGCTGAGCTCTTTGCAATTGCATCGATGATTCGCGATCTCCACCAAGATGAATCCACGGTGACAGAGTATTTTTTGGCCCTTACTCGCCCCACTGGCAGAAGATCGACTTGACTGAGGCACATGATTGGAAATGCTCCAAAGATGAGAAGTACAAATCAATTATCGAAAACAGGAGAGTTTTCAGGTTCCTCATGGGCTTACATAATAGCCTTGATGATGTCCAAAGTAGAGTTCTGAGCACAAAGCCTATACCTAGCCTTCACACTACCTACTTGGAGGTCCGTGTTGGGCACCTCGCCAAACGTTTCAAACTCATCTAAAAGCTCTGCTCTTGCCCTTCAAAGGCTATATCATTCACCTTCCAGTCAGGGTTATGCTCCTTGAGGTATTCGAAATGGACATCCATCAACCAATGCTAAACGGAAGATGATTCCAGGACGTCACTGGTGCGACGTTTGCAAAGAAGCCCACTCACAAATTTGACACTTGCTGGAGGACACATGGCAAGCCAGCAGATTGGAAGCCAGCCCGAGAGCGTCGTGCACTTACTGTTGCCTCTGATCAGCCTCCTTCCGCATCAGTCCCTTTCACCAAGGAACAAATGGATGTCTACACAAGCTCTTTGTGCAACAGACATCCCCATCAGCCTCTCCTATAATTGGTATGGGCAGTACTGCAATTCCACGTGACATTCCACTTGCTTTATTATTGCATAATGATTTATCAAGTATCTGGATTGTCAATTCGGGTGCGTCAGATCATATGTCGGGTCAATTGAAATTGTTCACATCATACAGCCCCTTAAGCGTTCCTCAATCAGTTCGAGTAGCAGATGGTTCTTGTACTAAAGTTCTTGGCTCTGGTTCAATTTTGTTATCCCCAGACTTTTGCTAACATAATGTATTGTTTGTCCCCGCCCTTTATTGTAATCTATTATCAGTCAGTATATTGAATAAAGACATGCATTGCTCTACCATATTTTCAAGTGACTCGTGTGTTTTTTATTACCTGGCATCGGGAGGACGATTGGCAATAATGACGGTTGTGCGGGCCTGTATCTTCTCAAGATGAAGTCTACCTCCATCTATCCATCTTCCAATGTCTCGGGTCCCCTACTTCTATTTTTCAGTGTAATAGGAATAGAGATATATTGTTATGCCACCATCGCTTGGGTCATCCAAACTATTTGTATCtccaaaaattattttcatttttatcaaataataaaaGTCTGAATTTCCCTTTTTGTGATATTTGTCAATTGTCAAAACATACTTGACACTCGTTCAAACCACAAACATATACACCATCCAAGCCTTTTGCACTAATACATAGCGATATTTGGGGTCCTCTCGAGAGAAAAAAATAACGGGTACACTTTGGTTCTTACTATTTGTTGATTATCATACTCGTTTGTCTTGGGTATTTCTCATGAAAGATAAAAGTGAGACTTCTacgatttttcaaaaattctccaCTATGATCCGTACACAATTCTCAACAGATATCCAAATCATTCGCACTGATCGGGCTAGAGATTTCTTTAACACGGTCATTGATGATTACCTAGCCACTCGAGAAATAATTCATCAAAGTTTCTATGTTAAcacaccacaacaaaatggtgtCGCAGAACGCAAAAAATCACCATCTCTTAGTAGTGGCTCGTTCTTTGTCATTTACTCATAATGTCCCTCATCATTTCTTGGGTGAGGCTGTCTTCAGAGCACTTGGCTCATAAATTGGATGCCTTCTAGAGTTCTTAAGTTCCAAACTCCGATCTACTCTCTCCTTAGCATCTACCCGAATCCTCACCTCCTTCACAATATTCCTTTGCGAGTTTTTGGGTGCTCATCTTTTGTGTATATCCATTCCCACCATAAGGACAAACTTGATCAACGGTTCCCTCAAGTGTATCTTTCTTGGGTACTCACCTAATCAAAAGGGGTACAAGTATTATTTTTCGACTACCAAGAAGTTCTACACGTCAATGGATGTAACTTTCAATGAGACTGAACCGTTCTTTCCACCTTCCTCGGTTCAGGGGGAGCAAGTGATCCATGAACCTCGGAATATGGAAACTCCCAACATACCAAGTGACTCACTGACACATCCTATACTTGAGCCCATACGCACAGTCCCATCAGATACTTCCAAAACACATCTTGGACATCGTATTCTACCTTCTGACCATGTTTATTCACGTAGGAAGCCTCCTCAATACCAAACACACAATCAGCATACCAAAAGTACTACCTCAATACCAAATCCTCTGGAAAACAATCAAGGTATGCAATGATCTGACTTACCAAACATGAATGATCTTGATGATATCATGCACCCAACATCCTCCTTTTATCTCCAGCTTACCGTACATTTGCGGTAAATTTAGACCAAGTACATGTTCCATCAAACATCACTGAAGCTCTCCAACATTCAAACTAGAGGGCTGCTGCCTTTGATGAAATACATGCCCTTGAAAATAACAACACATGGCAGATCATAGAACTTCCACATGAAAAACAAACTATAGGTTGCAAGTGGATTTTCAGTCAAACATAAGACTGATGGGAgcattaaaagatttaaagcaCGATTAGTAGTAAAAGGTTTACTCAGACATATGGGATCGAATATCAAGAGACCTTCACCCCTGTAGCCATGCTAAATACGGTCCGCGTACTCTTATCCATTGCTGCGAATAGACTGACCTCTTTATCAACTTTATGTAAAACTATGTAAACAATGACTTTTTAAATGTAGATCTGTAAGAAGAAATCTACATGTTTATTCCATCATGATTCGAATCCAAGACTACCACTAATAAAGTCTGCAGGTTGAAGAAATCACTTTATGGCTTGAAGTAATCTCCCAGAGCTTGGTTCCACAGGTTAGCTAAAGTCTTAAAACAAAGTGGATACAAAGGTTGTTGAcagaacaaaaattaaaaggacATCAGATAATGGAATTAAAGTGTGACAATGAAGCTGAGATAAGTATTGCCAAGGATCCAGTTCATCGTGATCGAACTAAACATGTTGAAGTCGATCATCACTTCATTAGTGATAAAATCGAGAAGGGAACCTTGAGGCTCTGCTACGTCCTTAGCCACTCACAAGTTGCATATATTCTATCTAAGGCCCTATTCTGTCCAGCATTTGAAGATTTGGTGTCTAAGTTGGGCATGATCAACATATATCACCCAACTTGAGAGGGAGTGTCAAAGATCCGATAAGAACCCATCAAATATGATTTGTTCGGATATAATATTCCCTTAgataaataattatcatttGTTTTGTAATTTAAATAGTGGATAGGTTAGGGTATTATCCTTTTTTACAgcgttgtatatatatatataggctgGGCTTATAAAGAACTCGAGTGATTAAGAGGGTTCTTTCTTCCTCGCATCTATTCTCTCATAAACTACAGGTCTCAAGAGTTTATTTTTCGCATATTTTTTCGCATAGCAGAAAGGTGTCAATCAATTTAAGTTCTCTTCATTGTTTAAAAAGGATACGATAAATATAATCAACAGGACATTAAGagcatttatttttaaatgtaaagGTTGTAGCAACAAATGAATTCAAGCTCTTGGATCTAGAAAATCATCTTACTGCAAGTGCGCATACACACATGAAAAAGGGAACCACCAAAATCCCATTTCAGTAAACTGATTGTccagattataaaaaaaacgaGAAGGAAGCCTCACTAAACTTGAACCTCTTCCTGGTTGATTACGTTTTTGCTAAAGAACGAATTAAAAGTGAAAGTGCACACTTgatactgatttttttttaatgctttATGGAAAACTGAACGGAGAACTTAGCTATTGAGGCTACTGAATGGGCATCTGTCCGAACAAAGTTGAATTGAAATAAACAAATGTTTACATCCAAATGGTTAAAGCAGTGTAGAGACCTTACACTAGTTGATTGAAGCTCCACGGCAGCTGACTCTTCATTATCCTGTTTGTAGAAtgacaaatattttcaattacCGTGAAACATAAATACACTCAATaaagtattatattattaaagcACCTCGATTAACAAATCCTTCCTTGTAATCATTCCAACAACACGAGAAGCACGTGGAACAACAAGTATGTGTCTTAATCCCAGTTGACGAAATAAATTGTATACCTGCATTATTCAGCTCAAGAAATTAGTACAAGTAACTTAATGACGAcatagttttaaaaaaagtcGTCACCTTAGTTAATGAAGTATCTTCAGGAACTACATAAGGAGAAGGGTTTAAAAACGGAACAAGATCAATGTACATCTCCAAATCATCTGTAGTTAATTGAATGTCATTGATACCTAATCCCTTGCTTGAAACAGGTTTCACAAATTCAGTGGGATTGtgcctgaaacatgaaaaacCCAGTATAACAACCTTTTTCAATGTTGCTGAATGAACAACCAAGGATGAAAATACACTCTTTCCTTTACCTAATTGGTAGAGGACCAGTTTCACAAGGTAATGGGCTATGTTGAAAGTCAACCTTTGATTGCAGTAGTACTAGCAAATGACTGCATCATACCGTACGTCTTTAAAGTCAAACAAATTGCATAACACTAAGATCTAAGAATTTCATGTTTCTTACGTAATTTAAAACCAAGTCCAATATCCAACCTTCGCAATATGAGGCCAATAACAAGTGTCTCCCCATTTCGTGAGTGATCAATGACCTGGATGGAATGGAAGACGAAAATACTGATCAGACATCCAACAGCTCAGAGaacaaatgaaaacaaaaaactTCTACATACAGGAAATCCGTTGTGATTGTTGCTCCTTAAAATAGAGAGTACGTCCACAACTTTCACGATGCGAGGGAAGTAGACAACCTACAAGACATAGGAaggatttttcaagaaaataatcATCTATCAACTAATTTCTCCTTGTGTACCAATAGCAGCAAAAAAGGGGGAATAATCCTAACCAGAAAGGGTCTAGATAATtccaattttatctcaaaaGGCTGAGGAATAGAAAAAACAGTTTTCCAGATAGTTATCACACTATTATTAGGAAAACCTTAGATCAAATATTAATCTTGGCCACTGCAACagaacaatttaaataaatggaATGATGCCAACCTTTTGATTCCCACATGCCTCTTTTGCGGTCATATTACGCATTTGGTATTTTGGTTTGGATTCCAGTAAAGGGATACCCCTTAATCGAGCTTGCTCTTCATACAGACCTTCGTTGAAAGCATCACCAACAGCCTGCGATGAACGGAAATCACTGAAAGTCAAAATGGAGCACAAGGGTGAAGAAAGTTAGAGGCATGCTGTTTTTATTCATGCCTGAGCTAAATTCTTTATTCTTTACATAGAATCTCAGAGTTTATTCAAAAACCAATACGTGCTTCATTTTTAACGATCATTTACATTCACAATGTTAAACAGAATCATTATTTTAGGAAAACAAGAGAAGGATTCTATTACAAAAATTTATCGAGAAAGTTAGACAAAGGGTAGGAAAAACGGAAATTAGATGAAGTcaacaattgtttaaaatagTAGATACTTCTTTCTTTCTGTTTTCACCTTCCCCACTCTGTGGATGCGAAACAAGTCAGAGATATAAATCACTAGATTTTTCTTACCTTGTATATTtgcaaatatttcaaaaacaacATACCTTAGAAATAAGAAGAACCAACATGATTAGAGGTAGAAGCTTCAGGTTGTTCGTAATCTCAACCATAATTACACAAAGTGACACCGTCATTCGCATTGAACCACCAAGAAAGGATGCAGCCCCTAATAGAGCATATCTAAATTCCAGCAGTAAAATTACAGACATTTCAGTTAAGATGTGCAAGGAAGATGTGATGAAATGAAGATTCAAAAGAACTGCAAAAATGCACAACCCTTGAATGGCCACCAAACTATCAGCAAAAAGACCATGGTTTCAAGATACTATATTAAAGTCCATTCAAAGGTGACGACAATAAAAAAGAAACAGTTAAAGGAGAACATAACTGAAAGGGGACTCACGTTCCTTCCTCAATGTTCAGTCTCTTATAGAAACTGACGACAAACATGCCAACCAACCGCCCATAAGTTGATCCAATCATTATGCCAGGAACAAATTGACCAGCTGGAACAGCAGTACCAAAAGTGACTACTGCTAAGCTATAAAACATAACCTGAAGCAGAAATCACAACAGAAGTATAATCTCATGAATAAGAGCATAGATATACAATAGAGACAGGGCACATTTACTGTATCTTACAGAGTATCTCACTGAGATAAAAATTAAGTAGTTTTTGAACCAATCAAAACCAGAATGAAGCTCAAACATTTCACACAAGGTACACAGatataaaatcacattttctttttgaaagTCGGGTACTTCCTCGTAAAGTTAATTAAAACAGCATAAGATACATCTTTGCATTAGGACATGGAAGTGCTCACCTCATACACCTCGCGAGTAAAAACAGGTATTTTCGAATTCAAATCCATCAAGTTACGAAATAATGTAGTTTCCAGGTGTATACTTACCATTGTGAATAAAATTCATTTACTCTTGAAACGAAACAATGTTGATCAGACACGTCATTTTTATGAATCTATTGATACATATCACATTGCACTTAAAAGTAAAAAAGCAATCTGACATAGTAATGCATACCAAAAATGTCAGCAGGCTTGGGGCGCTGTATTCATGAATTGTTTTTGCACTGAACAAATTTCTGATGGCATCATCCTGCAAACTTATATATGATACATTAGGAAGGTTACATATATTCACCATAATAAACAATAAACATTGGGTGAACTTCCAACCTGAGTGTTGAAGAATATGGTTGCAAGGTCATTGTATTCATTGTTATTAGCACAAAAAAACTGTAGCATGATAAAAGACACAATTATCAAGAaggtgaaaaataaatataaagcatgaaaatTTGGATTGACCGAAGTGTGTGGCTAAAAGACTTGAAATAACCCTCAAGATTGCAGTATCTACAAAGAAATACAGTGTTTACTCACCAGTCTTTAAGTAAGCTCTAGATCTCTACAAGACCATTCTCAATAAATAAATGTATTTCTTCCTAGATACATAGCTTGTACTCTACAAGTTAAAATTCTTAAAGAAATCTTACATTGACATAATTTCCATACATCCCAGGTGGCCGAGGACATTCGATACCAGCATCTCCTTCAGGACATGGGGTGCACTTCTTAAAAAGTGGCAATCCAAATGAAATAATCGAGGTTAATACAGAAACTATACAAACTTCAATAACCTGCAAGATTACCGAAACAGCGTCAAATTGGTAAATCATTGAGCTATGTAAGAAAGTAAATTCATTTCAGAAATGTACTTTGGCACgattccctctcttatgcaggTAATTACGACGCCAGTGAGCGATGTAAAAAGTAAGCTGATTAAAAAGGGCTCCTGTGATATAAAGCAGAATAGCATACATAAATACCACATCACCAAAAACACCTGCTCTAGAAAAATATCACATTAAGATTATTCACGTACCAAGGAGTCCCCCTATAACACCAATAACAGCCATTGGCAAGAATTCCTGAAATGAATAATCTTCTTGCCCACTAAAATCAAACTGGGTTAGAAAAAAAACCAAGCTTACAATAACTGTCAGCATAGAAGATATTATAGAGATGTAAGTAGACAAATGGCTAAAATCCTTACTCCGAGATATCCCACATAATGAAACCTCCAGAGCCAAAATGTCCACATTTCCCAGTCTTACACCAACCCATTGCCGTACGTACAACAACAGCCACAATGGCAGACGTAAAAAAGACACGCCACATAAGCTGACTCCTCCAccttaaaacaaaaattaaaaaaaaacacaaattgTCAGACAGTAACTAGACCTAGCTGATGTAGATTGAGCCTCAGTTCATTAAGGATGTCAcaaatttaaaagatatttaTGCCTTCTGTACAGTTATACATTTTGCTAGTCCTGATATATGCATTTTATTACTTTCTTAAAAGACAACGTAAGCATAGGCAGGGCCACACTTAAGGGATATACCATCGGAAAATTCTACTTTTTCACCTAAATTCTTTAGTCATGTATTAGCAACTTTTGAATATTTAGTATTAAAAACTTTAACAACTTAAGAGAACATCAAAATTCTGAAAATTACAAAATTGACAATAGTTTCAAGTGAATTAAACAAAAGTAGAGTTGATCCGCAGAGTACTTGAATAATGATCGGGAAAACTAGAATCCAAGAATAACCAATCCATGTGATGCAAAAGCAGCACTGTTTGGGTGTTGTCATTGTCTTTTCTTTCAACAGATAATTTTCATGACACAGGTTTGATAAATCAAATTTGCACCACTCTATTTTACTGATTTCCCATATATCCAATGGTGCATCCATGTTCTGAAGGTTGTGGGTCACAggcaaaaaattgaaattcacgACGAAGAATTAAAAAATCGGCTCAAATGATGCTAACAAGAGAGTAAAACATAACGTAAAGAGATTATTTACCAAGAAGTTACTTCTTCCAGAGCAAACAATACACCACCAACAGGAGCTCTAAATGCTGCAGCAACGCCTGCTGCACATCCACAGGTGACCTATttcacattaattaattaaattaaaccaTATAAACGGGCAATTTTTAGAGGTGTTCTTACTTTTTGCATCATGACAACTGAGATCATCTGCTTTTGGATATATTTAGATAGAACAGAAGATGTGTAAAACACTGTACATTATCATCAACTAATCTTTGTCAAACAACAATGAATTGATTCACAGAAACAATCAAAATTAGAATGATCACATCTCTCATAGTAACTGGTAGCGCATGAATATTGATAGGTTTCGATTTTACGAATCTGAGTACATCGTTTTGAGTCTGTTTCATGATTTTGTTACGTCACATTCGTATTTTGTTCATTTATTTCATAGTTTGTGTATATGGGAAACTTGTTACTTGAATCGATCGTCTGAAAACAGAACTTTTCACATTGGGGCGCTGGGGCCTGCAAATGTGACCGCCTCAGCGCGAACTGATGAAAAAAATTGGATTGAAAACAGAGCATCTCGCGCTAGGGCGGCCAAAAGTAATCGTCCTAGCGCGAGgctgaagaaaagaaagaaaaaaaattagagcTTTCCGCACTGGGGCCTGCAAAAGTAACCGGCCCATTGTGACGCGATTAAAGAATGAAATTATATGGTGTTTTTGGCCAAGAAGGAAAGAAAAGGTGGACTCTTGAGATCATATAAAAGGGTATAAAAACCTAAAGAGGGGAGAATCAGCCGCCATCCTAGGAGAGGAACGCAAGAACGAGAGTGGAGGGAAGTGTGAAAAAGCAACCAAGAACAAGTGAACAAGCCAAGAACATGAACTTTACACAACATTTTCtccttttctattttttatcTGTTGGGATTAAAGGAATCATACCCCCAACAAATatgtttcgattttttttaatattgaattttatcCTTGAGCATACTTATATCATTGTATTTTTACAGTATCTTTGGATCATGAACAACTTCGAAATGTTTTTATGAGACATAATTGAAACCATATTATAGCATGATAGGTTAACATAAATCATAGATCTACAACTTGCATAAATATATGAGGTTGGATACATATTGATCCAATAGGTTGAAATCTTGAGGATTCCAGGCGTTAATGCGATTGAAATTGTAAAACACAAGGACACTTCGTTACTGTACTTTGTTAATTACAATAATATATCTCGACACAGTATATTGATAGATTAGATAATCACGTCAAAAGCATGACTTAtgaattgaaatttaattattagataAGACTAAGAGGTATGTGAACCGAAATCCAAACAAttgtttgtttattatttttatttaaattattcatattgtgtttgttgaattctttTATTTGACTTTCAATatagtttaataaatttcatCTTTTCGTTAAGTTAACTAGCTTGAAGTAAATTTGTCATACATGTATCTCTATGGGACGAGACTTGTACTTATAACtctatattaaaacttgacccGTACAAATGTGGTATTATCGAGGAACTTAAGAGATTTAATTGTTATAAATTATAGTGTTAGAAAAACTCGATCAAATTTTTTGCGCCGTTGAGAGGAATTAAattgacaaattttatttttcattactttttcagttaattttttatctatttCTTGTACTTCATTCATGTGTGATCTACCAGTTTCTATTATATTCTTGCAGAAACCTTTTTTTGGTAATACTTCGAGATGCTTAATCAACAAGTATTCACAAGTTTTGCCCAACAACACGGAGAGTCATTCTACTCAGCGTGGGAGATATTCAATAATAGCAAAAACCTCTTGGTATCATGATTGTTCTAACTATTTTCTTaactgaattttattttaacaatttgGATGCAGTGACAAGAACATGGATGATCAATGAAGTTTAGATGCAATGACAAGAAGATGGATGATCAATGGAGCTTTGGCAATTGGTAATCCCAAATTTAGCCTAGATGATGATGTGATGTTACACTTGTTCAATGATATGACGGATTTTGACTACCATTGGCACTGGAATGTAAATTTTATAAGCCAACCGTTCGAGTCTCAAGACGAGGATGGAGATAGTTCAAAATGAAATATGGCTAGACTCGAATTTATGGTGAACAAGTTTATGGCATTGACTAAGGAAGCTCTAGAAAATCAGATCAATTCTCGGCATCGCCTTGACGAGCAAATAGCGACTATGGTAACATCAATTTCCCAATACTGCCAAGAACATGAATTGAAGCAACCACCAAGTTTGGTTTGATGACAATCTTACACAACAAACAATATAAACAAATAACATAATCCATGGATTTACAACTTACATAGACATATGAGGTTGGGCATATTTTGATAGCCGTAGACCGAAAATCGAAAGTTAGAGGATTCCATAGTTCGTTAATACGATTACAATTGTTAAATAACAAAAAGACACTTGATTACTGCTTTGGTTAATTAGATTAATACAGATCAATAGAGTATATTGATAAATTAGGGAATAGTGTCAAAAACATtggttaataattaaataagatTAAGAGGTAGGTGAACCGGAATCCTAACAATTGTTTgtttattgatttgatttaagttatttatattgtatttgttgagttattttattttactttcaattgagttta comes from Primulina huaijiensis isolate GDHJ02 chromosome 2, ASM1229523v2, whole genome shotgun sequence and encodes:
- the LOC140967041 gene encoding chloride channel protein CLC-d translates to MLSNHLQNGVETAKLMWSRLPVADPEADVGAPNSELGWDGKNGGGGVESLDYEVIENWAYKQEQEKRGKLYVGYSVVVKWLLALLIGIGTGIAAVFINLSVENFAGWKYSLTFDINQKSYFAGFLVYTLINLALVLSSVYIITHFAPAAAGSGIPEIKGYLNGIDTHGILLFRTLVGKIFGSIGSVGGGLALGKEGPLVHIGACIASLLGQGGSTKYHLSSRWLQIFTSERDRRDLVTCGCAAGVAAAFRAPVGGVLFALEEVTSWWRSQLMWRVFFTSAIVAVVVRTAMGWCKTGKCGHFGSGGFIMWDISDGQEDYSFQEFLPMAVIGVIGGLLGALFNQLTFYIAHWRRNYLHKRGNRAKVIEVCIVSVLTSIISFGLPLFKKCTPCPEGDAGIECPRPPGMYGNYVNFFCANNNEYNDLATIFFNTQDDAIRNLFSAKTIHEYSAPSLLTFLVMFYSLAVVTFGTAVPAGQFVPGIMIGSTYGRLVGMFVVSFYKRLNIEEGTYALLGAASFLGGSMRMTVSLCVIMVEITNNLKLLPLIMLVLLISKAVGDAFNEGLYEEQARLRGIPLLESKPKYQMRNMTAKEACGNQKVVYFPRIVKVVDVLSILRSNNHNGFPVIDHSRNGETLVIGLILRSHLLVLLQSKVDFQHSPLPCETGPLPIRHNPTEFVKPVSSKGLGINDIQLTTDDLEMYIDLVPFLNPSPYVVPEDTSLTKVYNLFRQLGLRHILVVPRASRVVGMITRKDLLIEDNEESAAVELQSTSVREDEHEDRILFRKKTDAEQPLLGLLLDP